A single window of Nicotiana sylvestris chromosome 3, ASM39365v2, whole genome shotgun sequence DNA harbors:
- the LOC138887860 gene encoding uncharacterized protein: MKAQALVDHLAENPIDDEYQPLSTYIPEEEVNSVEIISEDTNTWKMFFDGALNAKGVGIGAILISSTAQGEWETRDVKLIPYRQHVEDLSKRFKSVEFRYFPRFHNDLVDVLATLASMLPYPGNVHIGPLEIQIRERHGYCNTVKEEPNVQPWNHDIKRFVKTKEYPEQANGDQKRTIRRLANGFLLSGEVLYKRTPDLNLLRCVDAQEAGRIMHEVHAGVCGPHMNGYVLAKNILRAELHPMSALWSFVAWGMDVIGPIEPKASNGHRFILVSINYFTKWVEAVTLKDVTKKGVVDFVHSNIICRFGMPTTIIMDNVTNLNNHLMREICEQFKITHRNSTPYRPKANGVVEAANKNIKKILKKMIQSSR, encoded by the exons ATGAAAGCTCAAGCTTTAGTGGATCACCTAGCTGAAAATCCTATTGATGATGAATACCAGCCTTTGAGTACTTACATTCCGGAGGAGGAAGTAAACTCAGTTGAGATAATCTCAGAAGACACTAAcacttggaaaatgttcttcgatggagcattgaatgcaaaaggtgtcgggattggggcAATCCTGATCTCAtccactg ctcaaggtgaatgggaaactcgagatgtcaagcttattccatacaggcaacatgtggaagatcttagcaagcggTTCAAGTCAGTCGAGTTCAGGTACTTTCCTCGGTTTCACAATGACTTAGTCGATGTactcgctactttggcctcgatgttgccatacccaggcaatgtccacattggcccgttggaaatccaaatccgagaaaggcatggttattgcAATACAGTTAAGGAAGAACCAAATGTCCAGCCATGGAatcatgatatcaagagatttgtgaaaacaaaagaatatcccgagcaagccaatggagaccaaaaaagaaccattagaaggcttgcCAACGGTTTCTTGTTGAGCGGagaggtcttgtacaaaaggactccagatctcaaccttttaagatgtgtggatgcccaagaggccggaagaatcatgcatgaagtacacgcaggagtgtgtggacctcatatgaaTGGATACGTCCTGGCAAAGAacatccttcgagcag AActgcatcctatgtcagcactgtggtcgttcgttgcttggggtatggatgttattgggccaatcgagccaaaagcttcaaatgggcatagattcatattggtttcCATtaactacttcacaaaatgggtcgaagcagtcACTCTCAAAGATGTCACTAAGAAAGGAgtggtagatttcgtgcactccaaCATCATCTGCCGTTTTGGTATGCCTACAACTATCATTATGGACAATGTTACAAACTTGAATAAccatttgatgagggagatatgtgaacaatttaagatcacacatcggaattctaccccttatcggcccaaagctaatggtgtcgtcgaagcagcaaacaagaacatcaagaaaattCTTAAGAAGATGATCCAAAGTTCTAgataa
- the LOC138887861 gene encoding uncharacterized protein, with translation MGLLQPVPQTRQNQKSPSYRHGARYTYHSGAEGHDTEDCWTLKRAIEILIEQKRVVLKDEEIPNVTNNLLSAHNNGPVIEMICEDKEFDPALKAIIAIVNVEKKPKEATKQDKGEKKGNSAPQSVEKTVETKIRAVPSKDDILYVFWAHRKEQLALSPPKRFELNKGPKMYVPKRTYVVRGPVIPPRLNEPVIISCAPQRPMKDPIAVPWNYNKAIVTYKGEEIMGEVNETNPSGKYLNVEEVNNAKQKRFPLKKSVSAEEVEKFFRKMKMADYEVIDQLRKSPSQISVLSLLISSTEHQKVLIRILNEAYVPIETTVEQLERMVERFCEVNQISFNTNDLPPEGVAHNKALHLIVKYEGNYVKRVMVDGRSGVGICPLSNLQRMEIGTERIKPNNVCVCAFNDIKRDTIGEID, from the coding sequence ATGGGTTTATTGCAACCCGTACCCCAAACCAGGCAAAACCAAAAGTCGCCCTCCTACAGACATGGTGCTCGCTATACTTACCATTCAGGAGcggaagggcatgacactgaaGACTGTTGGACTCTCAAAAGGGCAATCGAAATCCTAATAGAGCAAAAGAGGGTAGTGCTGAAAGATGAAGAGATCCCCAATGTGACCAATAACCTATTGTcggctcacaacaacgggccagttattgagatgatttgtgaagataaagagtttgacccAGCTCTAAAAGCCATCATTGCCATCGTCAATGTTGAAAAGAAGCCAAAGGAAGCTACAAAGCAAGACAAGGGGGAGAAGAAGGGAAACTCTGCCCCTCAAAGTGTAGAAAAGACGGtggaaaccaaaatacgggcagTACCCTCTAAAGATGACATTCTTTATGTTTTCTGGGCTCACAGGAAAGAACAATTGGCATTGAGTCCTCCTAAAAGGTTCGAGCTGAACAAGGGACCTAAGATGTATGTACCCAAAAGGACTTATGTGGTACGGGGACCAGTAATTCCACCCAGGCTAAACGAGCCCGTGATCATTAGTTGTGCCCCACAAAGGCCCATGAAAGACCCCATTGCAGTcccctggaactacaacaaagcAATTGTGACATACAAGGGGGAAGAAATCATGGGGGAAGTAAATGAAACCAACCCATCTGGGAAGTACCTCAATGTGGAAGAAGTGAACAACGCCAAGCAGAAGCGCTTTCCGCTCAAAAAGTCAGTTAGTGCCGAAGAAGTAGAGAAATTCTTTCGAAAAATGAAAATGGCAGATTACGAGGTAATTGACCAACTTCGAAAGTCTCCCTCTCAGATCTCAGTCTTGTCTCTACTTATAAGCTCGactgagcatcagaaagtgttgataaGGATCCTAAATGAAGCATATGTTCCAATTGAAACCACTGTTGAGCAATTGGAAAGGATGGTGGAACGATTCTGCGAAGTCAATCAGATTTCATTTAATACAAATGACTTGCCCCCAGAAGGGGTTGcccacaacaaagctcttcatCTGATAGTTAAGTATGAAGGTAACTATGTGAAAAGAGTCATGGTGGATGGCAGATCTGGGGTCGGCATATGCCCTCTCTCAAatttgcaaagaatggaaattgggactgagAGAATCAAGCCTAACAATGTTTGTGTGTGTGCTTTCAATGACATCAAGAGAGACACAATAGGGGAAATTGATTGA